In Hippopotamus amphibius kiboko isolate mHipAmp2 unplaced genomic scaffold, mHipAmp2.hap2 H_1, whole genome shotgun sequence, a genomic segment contains:
- the LOC130842924 gene encoding iron-sulfur cluster assembly 1 homolog, mitochondrial-like encodes MSASLVQATVRAVSKRKLQATRAALTLTPSAVNKIKQLLKDKPEHVGVKVGVRTRGCNGLSYTLEYTKTKGDSDEEVVQDGVRVFIEKKAQLTLLGTETDYVEDKLSSEFVFNNPNIKGTCGCGESFNI; translated from the coding sequence ATGTCGGCTTCGTTAGTCCAGGCCACCGTCCGGGCTGTGAGCAAGAGGAAGCTGCAGGCCACCCGGGCCGCCCTCACCCTGACACCTTCAGCAGTAAACAAGATAAAACAGCTTCTTAAAGATAAGCCTGAACACGTTGGTGTGAAAGTTGGTGTCCGAACCAGGGGTTGTAATGGCCTTTCCTACactctagaatatacaaagacaAAAGGAGACTCTGATGAAGAAGTTGTTCAAGATGGAGTCAGAGTGTTCATCGAGAAGAAAGCACAACTGACACTTTTAGGAACAGAAACGGACTATGTTGAAGACAAATTATCCAGTGAGTTTGTGTTCAATAACCCAAACATCAAAGGAACGTGTGGCTGTGGAGAAAGCTTTAATATTTGA
- the A1BG gene encoding alpha-1B-glycoprotein, translating to MAPNSCGTTRDPTPPTEPLPPPSLSTSPVPWITPGLNTTLLCLGGLRGVTFLLRREGDDQFLEVAEAPEHRQATFPVHRAGNYSCSYRTHAAGAPSEPSAPVTIEELATPPPPTLTVGTASAEVLRPGSRATLTCVAPLSGVHFELRRGEEVLQVPQASTSPDRVFFQLHTLALQDGGAYTCRYRLHDELAHWSLDSAPAELLLSDGTLPAPELSAEPATLSPAPGTLVQLRCRAPRAGVRFALVRQGTGGSRVHGVLSPAGAEAHFELRDVLAVDSANYSCVYADTAPPFAGSAPSAPLELRVDGPLPKPQLRPLWTGAVTAGREAVLRCEGRVPHVSFLLLRAGEEEPLDVVFAAQRSADLALPYVGPQHAGTYSCRYRAHWPRLLLSELSDPVELQVAGS from the exons ATGGCTCCCAACTCATGCGGAACCACCCGTGACCCTACCCCACCCACAGAGCCGCTGCCCCCACCTTCGCTCTCAACCAGCCCCGTGCCCTGGATCACGCCGGGCCTGAACACCACGCTGCTGTGCCTCGGGGGCCTTCGCGGTGTGACCTTCCTGCTGAGGCGGGAGGGGGACGACCAGTTTCTGGAGGTGGCTGAGGCGCCAGAGCACAGGCAGGCCACCTTCCCAGTCCACCGGGCTGGCAACTACAGCTGCAGCTACCGGACCCACGCGGCAGGCGCCCCCTCGGAGCCCAGTGCCCCTGTGACCATAGAGGAGCTGG CCACGCCGCCGCCACCTACGCTGACTGTCGGTACAGCGTCCGCCGAGGTCCTGCGCCCAGGCTCGCGCGCGACTCTCACCTGCGTGGCGCCCCTGAGCGGTGTGCACTTCGAGCTGCGGCGGGGCGAGGAGGTGCTGCAGGTACCCCAGGCCAGCACCAGTCCAGACCGCGTCTTCTTTCAGCTGCACACGCTGGCCCTGCAGGACGGCGGTGCCTACACCTGCCGCTATCGGCTGCACGACGAGCTCGCGCACTGGTCGCTGGACAGCGCGCCGGCCGAGCTGCTGCTGAGCGATG GGACGCTCCCCGCGCCGGAGCTGTCGGCCGAGCCCGCGACTCTGAGCCCCGCGCCGGGGACGCTGGTGCAGCTGCGGTGCCGGGCACCCCGCGCCGGCGTGCGCTTCGCCCTGGTGCGCCAGGGCACGGGCGGGAGCCGGGTGCACGGTGTCTTGAGCCCCGCGGGCGCCGAGGCCCACTTTGAGCTGCGCGACGTCCTGGCGGTCGACTCGGCCAACTACAGCTGCGTCTACGCGGACACGGCGCCGCCCTTCGCGGGCTCGGCGCCCAGCGCGCCCCTGGAGCTGCGCGTGGACG GGCCCCTGCCCAAGCCGCAGCTGCGGCCCCTGTGGACGGGGGCCGTGACTGCGGGCCGCGAGGCCGTCCTGCGCTGTGAGGGCCGCGTGCCCCACGTCTCCTTCCTGCTGCTGCGGGCCGGCGAGGAGGAGCCCTTGGACGTGGTCTTCGCCGCCCAGCGCTCCGCGGACCTCGCGCTGCCCTACGTGGGCCCGCAGCACGCCGGCACCTACAGCTGCCGCTACCGCGCCCACTGGCCCCGCTTGTTGCTGTCCGAGCTCAGCGACCCGGTGGAGCTCCAGGTGGCAG
- the RNF225 gene encoding RING finger protein 225: MPCPRPTWLRRPRVPPGSGPDSPGSPSTARSPSRGEEEDEGDEEEGDGGPGPILPPASPADCLICASPFDGVFKLPKRLDCGHVFCLECLARLSLATAGGGDAVACPVCRAPTRLAPRRGLPALPTQLGLLPGPARAPPPRPGSVRFDRRRGLLYLRPPPPPSAPGPRKARPPPPPPPPLRLGRPLSRRRPLARSAWAFHAAVALAVLVAAGLLVSGIYIFFLIPRATAAGPARPQLVALAPAPGFSWFPPRPAPAAPRTTARTPRPAGPDPDAASRGAAGGAPAPEGVPPETEPPDRPLDRRWGAEPGPDGAPRARRRGRAWGPP; this comes from the coding sequence ATGCCCTGCCCTCGGCCGACCTGGCTCCGGcggccccgggtccccccgggctcGGGGCCCGACAGCCCGGGCTCGCCGTCCACAGCGCGCTCCcccagcagaggggaggaggaagacgaAGGCGACGAGGAGGAGGGGGACGGCGGCCCGGGCCCCATCCTGCCGCCCGCGTCCCCCGCGGACTGCCTCATCTGCGCGTCGCCCTTCGACGGCGTCTTCAAGCTGCCCAAGCGCCTGGACTGCGGCCACGTCTTCTGCCTCGAGTGCCTGGCCCGCCTGTCTCTGGCCACGGCGGGCGGCGGCGACGCGGTGGCCTGCCCGGTGTGCCGCGCGCCCACGCGCCTGGCcccgcgccgcgggctccccgcgCTGCCCACGCAGCTCGGCCTGCTGCCCGGCCCCGCGCGCGCCCCGCCGCCGCGCCCGGGCTCCGTGCGCTTCGACCGCCGGCGCGGCCTGCTCTACctgcggccgccgccgccgccctccgCGCCCGGGCCGCGCAaggcccgccccccgccgccgccgccgccgccgctacGCCTCGGCCGCCCGCTGTCGCGCCGCCGGCCGCTGGCCCGCTCGGCCTGGGCCTTCCACGCGGCCGTCGCCCTGGCCGTGCTGGTGGCCGCGGGCCTGCTGGTCTCGGGCATCTACATCTTCTTCCTCATCCCGCGCGCCACCGCCGCCGGCCCCGCGCGGCCTCAGCTCGTGGCGCTCGCGCCGGCGCCCGGCTTCTCCTGGTTCCCGCCTCGGCCCGCGCCGGCGGCGCCCCGGACCACCGCCCGCACGCCGCGCCCCGCGGGCCCCGACCCGGACGCCGCCTCGCGGGGGGCTGcggggggcgcgccggcgcccgagGGGGTTCCCCCGGAGACGGAGCCGCCCGACCGGCCCTTGGACCGCAGGTGGGGGGCGGAGCCCGGCCCCGACGGGGCCCCGCGGGCGCGCCGCCGGGGGAGGGCGTGGGGACCCCCGTAA
- the RPS5 gene encoding 40S ribosomal protein S5 → MTEWETAAPAVAETPDIKLFGKWSTDDVQINDISLQDYIAVKEKYAKYLPHSAGRYAAKRFRKAQCPIVERLTNSMMMHGRNNGKKLMTVRIVKHAFEIIHLLTGENPLQVLVNAIINSGPREDSTRIGRAGTVRRQAVDVSPLRRVNQAIWLLCTGAREAAFRNIKTIAECLADELINAAKGSSNSYAIKKKDELERVAKSNR, encoded by the exons ATGACGGAGTGGGAGACTGCTGCACCCGCAGTAGCAGAGACCCCCGACATCAAGCTCTTTGGGAAGTGGAGCACCGATGACGTGCAGATCAATGACATTTCCCTGCAG GATTACATCGCAGTGAAGGAGAAGTATGCCAAGTACCTGCCCCACAGCGCAGGGCGCTACGCGGCCAAGCGCTTCCGCAAGGCGCAGTGCCCCATCGTGGAGCGCCTCACCAACTCCATGATGATGCACGGCCGCAACAATGGCAAGAAGCTCATGACCGTGCGCATCGTCAAGCACGCCTTCGAGATCATCCACCTGCTCACTGGCGAG AACCCCCTGCAGGTCCTGGTGAATGCCATCATCAACAGTGGCCCCCGGGAGGACTCGACCCGCATTGGGCGCGCTGGAACAGTGAGGCGGCAGGCGGTGGATGTGTCCCCGCTGCGCCGTGTGAACCAG GCCATCTGGCTGCTGTGCACAGGTGCCCGTGAGGCCGCCTTCCGGAACATCAAGACCATTGCCGAGTGCCTGGCAGACGAGCTCATCAACGCAGCCAAG GGCTCTTCCAACTCTTACGCTATCAAGAAGAAGGATGAGCTGGAACGCGTAGCCAAGTCCAACCGTTGA